A stretch of Streptomyces vietnamensis DNA encodes these proteins:
- a CDS encoding 3-oxoacyl-ACP reductase — protein sequence MSLPLEGLSAIVTGAGRGLGRAEALELARLGAAVVVNDYGQPGRDGSGAASAAPAEEVAAEIRAAGGRAVAHLGDVSDFETARALVDLAVSEFGKLDVLVNNAGILRDRMVFSMTEDEWDSVIRVHLKGHFNTTHFAAVHWRGRAKAGETGVYGRIVNTSSEAFLAGSAGQPNYAAAKGGIVGLTTSSALALARYGVTANAICPRARTRMTEDVFAGFAEPSAEGELDPLSPDHVAPLVGYLASPAAAGVNGQLLVVHGGMVAVVDRPKVSAKFDTAKEAFTYEELDSLLTPHYASRPAGETFAAAEVLGLKKG from the coding sequence ATGTCACTCCCCCTTGAGGGTTTGAGCGCGATCGTCACCGGCGCCGGGCGCGGTCTCGGCCGCGCCGAGGCCCTGGAACTGGCCCGGCTCGGCGCCGCCGTCGTCGTCAACGACTACGGGCAGCCCGGCCGCGACGGCTCGGGCGCGGCCTCCGCCGCACCCGCCGAGGAGGTCGCCGCGGAGATCCGCGCGGCGGGCGGCCGGGCGGTCGCCCACCTCGGCGACGTCTCCGACTTCGAGACGGCGCGGGCCCTGGTCGACCTGGCGGTGAGCGAGTTCGGGAAGCTGGACGTCCTGGTCAACAACGCGGGCATCCTGCGCGACCGGATGGTCTTCTCGATGACCGAGGACGAGTGGGACTCGGTCATTCGGGTCCACCTCAAGGGCCACTTCAACACCACCCACTTCGCGGCGGTGCACTGGCGGGGCCGCGCCAAGGCGGGCGAGACCGGCGTCTACGGCCGCATCGTCAACACCTCCTCGGAGGCCTTCCTCGCGGGCTCGGCCGGACAGCCCAACTACGCGGCCGCCAAGGGCGGCATCGTGGGCCTGACCACCTCGTCGGCGCTCGCGCTCGCCCGGTACGGCGTGACCGCCAACGCGATCTGCCCGCGGGCCAGGACGCGGATGACCGAGGACGTCTTCGCAGGCTTCGCCGAGCCGTCTGCCGAGGGAGAGCTCGACCCGCTGTCCCCGGACCACGTGGCGCCGCTCGTCGGCTATCTGGCCTCCCCGGCGGCGGCCGGCGTCAACGGGCAGCTGCTCGTCGTGCACGGCGGGATGGTGGCGGTCGTGGACCGGCCGAAGGTCTCGGCCAAGTTCGACACGGCCAAGGAGGCGTTCACGTACGAGGAACTGGACTCCCTCCTGACCCCGCACTACGCGTCCCGTCCGGCGGGCGAGACCTTCGCGGCGGCGGAGGTGCTGGGTCTGAAGAAGGGCTGA
- a CDS encoding Zn-dependent alcohol dehydrogenase — MRAAVLHEIGQDKLEVLDDVEAVGFGPGKVRIRVRATGLCHSDVSAMSGVLPQPAPFIPGHEGAGEILDVGDGVTGLSQGQRVLLCWLPACGSCPACKRGQTQLCLAGFMNAGVPNFKRPGGDVFGFAGTGTFTEEVVVDAGCAVPIPDDVPFDIAALIGCGVTTGLGAAINTAKVEAGSSVAVIGCGGVGISAIQGAKLQGAAQIVAVDPVESRREAALKFGATEAVAPDALADAKQRITGGEGFDYVFEVVGKSATARTAYETTRRGGTLCVVGAGALDDFLQLNMFELFFDEKRILPSMYGGGDVLRSYERAIALWRAGRIDLESLITHRVPLAGINEALEQMRTGAALRTCIEI; from the coding sequence ATGCGCGCAGCCGTACTGCACGAGATCGGCCAGGACAAACTCGAAGTCCTCGACGACGTCGAGGCGGTGGGCTTCGGCCCGGGCAAGGTGCGGATCCGGGTGAGGGCCACCGGCCTGTGCCACTCCGACGTCTCCGCGATGAGCGGAGTCCTCCCGCAGCCCGCCCCCTTCATCCCCGGTCACGAGGGCGCCGGCGAGATCCTCGACGTCGGCGACGGCGTCACCGGCCTCAGCCAGGGCCAGCGGGTGCTGCTCTGCTGGCTGCCCGCCTGCGGCAGCTGTCCGGCCTGCAAGCGCGGCCAGACCCAGCTGTGCCTGGCCGGCTTCATGAACGCCGGCGTCCCCAACTTCAAGCGCCCCGGCGGTGACGTCTTCGGCTTCGCCGGCACCGGCACCTTCACCGAGGAGGTCGTCGTCGACGCGGGCTGCGCCGTCCCCATCCCGGACGACGTGCCCTTCGACATCGCCGCCCTCATCGGCTGCGGCGTGACGACGGGCCTCGGCGCCGCCATCAACACGGCGAAGGTGGAGGCCGGTTCGTCGGTCGCCGTCATCGGCTGCGGCGGCGTCGGCATCTCCGCGATCCAGGGCGCCAAGCTCCAGGGCGCCGCCCAGATCGTCGCCGTCGACCCCGTCGAGTCCCGCCGCGAGGCCGCCCTGAAGTTCGGCGCCACGGAGGCGGTCGCCCCGGACGCGCTCGCCGACGCCAAGCAGCGGATCACCGGCGGCGAGGGCTTCGACTACGTCTTCGAGGTCGTCGGCAAGTCCGCCACCGCACGCACCGCGTACGAGACGACCCGCCGCGGCGGCACCCTCTGCGTCGTCGGCGCGGGCGCCCTCGACGACTTCCTCCAGCTCAACATGTTCGAGCTGTTCTTCGACGAGAAGCGGATCCTGCCCTCGATGTACGGCGGCGGGGACGTGCTCCGTTCGTACGAGCGGGCCATCGCGCTCTGGCGGGCCGGCCGCATCGACCTGGAGTCGCTCATCACCCACCGGGTGCCGCTGGCGGGCATCAACGAGGCCCTGGAGCAGATGCGGACCGGCGCGGCCCTCCGTACCTGCATCGAGATCTGA
- a CDS encoding ABC transporter substrate-binding protein, translating to MSLRRRGTAAVLALAAGLSLAACGGGGGGSDSAGKDDTAKKKDVATGGKDFGDAAAKTAAMGTDAKPGQFPRTLTHALGTTELKAAPKRVVVLDVGELDNVVSLGVKPVGYAPSEGDDGIPGYLKKDAGTPKSVGTINNLNLEAIANLQPDLILGSRLRAADKYDELSKIAPTVFSIRPGFTWKENYLLNAAALDKTAEAKAKLAAYETKAKQLGTDLGPNKPTVSMVRYLPGKIRLYARASFIGTILEDAGLPRPKNQQINELAAEISPEKIDEADADWIFTGVYGDAKATKKDTAQANPLWKNLKAVKAGRAKDVPDETWYLGLGVTAANSVLDDLRGYLVK from the coding sequence ATGTCCCTCCGCCGCCGCGGCACCGCCGCCGTCCTCGCCCTCGCCGCCGGGCTCTCCCTCGCGGCCTGCGGAGGCGGCGGCGGAGGCTCCGACTCCGCCGGGAAGGACGACACGGCGAAGAAGAAGGACGTCGCCACCGGCGGCAAGGACTTCGGCGACGCCGCCGCCAAGACCGCGGCCATGGGCACCGACGCGAAGCCGGGCCAGTTCCCGCGCACCCTCACCCACGCCCTCGGCACGACCGAACTCAAGGCCGCCCCCAAGCGGGTCGTCGTCCTCGACGTCGGCGAGCTCGACAACGTCGTCTCCCTCGGCGTCAAGCCCGTCGGCTACGCCCCCTCCGAGGGCGACGACGGCATCCCCGGCTACCTCAAGAAGGACGCCGGCACCCCGAAGTCCGTCGGCACCATCAACAACCTCAACCTGGAGGCCATCGCCAACCTCCAGCCCGACCTCATCCTCGGCAGCCGGCTGCGCGCCGCCGACAAGTACGACGAGCTGTCGAAGATCGCGCCGACCGTGTTCTCCATCCGTCCGGGCTTCACCTGGAAGGAGAACTACCTCCTCAACGCCGCCGCGCTCGACAAGACGGCCGAGGCGAAGGCGAAGCTCGCCGCGTACGAGACCAAGGCGAAGCAGCTGGGAACGGACCTCGGCCCGAACAAGCCGACCGTCTCCATGGTCCGCTACCTCCCCGGCAAGATCCGCCTCTACGCCAGGGCCTCCTTCATCGGCACGATCCTGGAGGACGCCGGCCTGCCCCGGCCGAAGAACCAGCAGATCAACGAGCTGGCGGCCGAGATCAGCCCCGAGAAGATCGACGAGGCCGACGCCGACTGGATCTTCACCGGCGTCTACGGCGACGCCAAGGCCACCAAGAAGGACACCGCCCAGGCCAACCCGCTCTGGAAGAACCTCAAGGCCGTCAAGGCCGGCCGGGCCAAGGACGTCCCGGACGAGACCTGGTACCTCGGCCTGGGCGTGACGGCGGCGAACAGCGTGCTCGACGACCTGCGGGGCTACCTGGTCAAGTAA
- a CDS encoding MaoC/PaaZ C-terminal domain-containing protein yields the protein MPIDPAKAVAAEPRSAEISWDHKDVQLYHLGLGAGVPATDPDELRYTLESRLHVLPSFATVAGAGMGVVGGLSAPGIDIDLAAVLHGGQSITLHRPLPTGGRAVSTSRVAAVYDKGKAAVLVLRSEAVDEDGPLWTSDASIFVRGEGGWGGDRGPSERLELPDREPDATVERPIREEQALLYRLSGDWNPLHADPEFAKLAGFDRPILHGLCSYGMTLKAVVDTVLGGDVTRVRSYRTRFAGIVFPGETLRIRMWAGDGRVQVAVTAVERDDAPVLADTLVEHS from the coding sequence ATGCCCATCGACCCCGCAAAGGCCGTCGCCGCGGAACCCCGCAGCGCCGAGATCTCCTGGGACCACAAGGACGTCCAGCTCTACCACCTGGGCCTCGGGGCGGGCGTCCCCGCGACCGACCCCGACGAGCTCCGCTACACCCTGGAGTCCAGGCTCCACGTCCTGCCCAGCTTCGCCACCGTCGCGGGCGCCGGCATGGGCGTCGTCGGCGGACTGTCCGCCCCCGGCATCGACATCGACCTCGCCGCCGTCCTGCACGGCGGCCAGTCGATCACCCTCCACCGCCCCCTGCCCACCGGCGGCCGCGCCGTCTCCACCTCCCGCGTCGCCGCCGTGTACGACAAGGGCAAGGCCGCCGTCCTCGTCCTGCGCTCCGAGGCCGTCGACGAGGACGGCCCGCTGTGGACCAGCGACGCCTCGATCTTCGTACGGGGGGAGGGCGGCTGGGGCGGCGACCGCGGGCCCTCCGAGCGCCTCGAACTCCCGGACCGCGAGCCCGACGCCACCGTCGAGCGGCCCATCCGCGAGGAACAGGCCCTGCTCTACCGGCTCTCCGGCGACTGGAACCCGCTCCACGCCGACCCCGAGTTCGCCAAGCTCGCCGGCTTCGACCGGCCGATCCTGCACGGGCTCTGCTCGTACGGCATGACCCTCAAGGCGGTGGTGGACACGGTGCTCGGCGGGGACGTCACCCGGGTCCGCTCGTACCGCACCCGCTTCGCCGGGATCGTCTTCCCGGGCGAGACCCTGCGCATCCGGATGTGGGCCGGGGACGGCCGCGTCCAGGTGGCGGTGACGGCAGTGGAGCGCGACGACGCCCCGGTCCTCGCCGACACCCTCGTCGAACACTCCTGA
- a CDS encoding ABC transporter ATP-binding protein, which translates to MKNETAVAFTGVTRSFGPVRAVDGIDLTIRRGETVALLGRNGAGKSTTIGLLLGLDEPENGEVRLFGGTPAQAVAAGRVGAMLQDGRPVPRVTVRELVAFVARTYPKPMPVSEALALADLTDLAGRRVDRLSGGQVQRVRFAVALVGNPELIVLDEPTAALDVEARELFWESMRGYARRGNTVLFSTHYLEEADASADRIVVIDSGRVLADGTSKQLKRAAGGSLVSFDLAGAPSEGLDLLPGVTAVEIRGDRARLHTDDSDATVRALADRDAIRGLEVAPVSLNDAFLTLTAHAPAAQAPALETTR; encoded by the coding sequence ATGAAGAACGAGACAGCGGTCGCCTTCACCGGAGTCACCCGGTCCTTCGGACCGGTCCGCGCCGTGGACGGCATCGACCTCACCATCCGGCGCGGCGAGACCGTCGCCCTGCTCGGCCGCAACGGCGCCGGCAAGTCCACCACCATCGGCCTGCTCCTCGGCCTCGACGAGCCCGAGAACGGCGAGGTCCGGCTCTTCGGCGGCACCCCGGCCCAAGCCGTCGCCGCCGGCCGGGTCGGCGCGATGCTCCAGGACGGCCGCCCGGTCCCCCGGGTCACCGTCCGCGAGCTCGTCGCCTTCGTCGCCCGGACCTACCCGAAGCCCATGCCGGTCTCCGAGGCCCTCGCGCTCGCCGACCTCACCGACCTCGCCGGCCGCCGGGTCGACCGGCTCTCCGGCGGCCAGGTCCAGCGCGTCCGCTTCGCCGTCGCCCTCGTCGGCAACCCCGAGCTGATCGTCCTCGACGAGCCCACCGCCGCCCTCGACGTCGAGGCCCGCGAGCTCTTCTGGGAGTCGATGCGGGGCTACGCCCGGCGCGGCAACACGGTCCTGTTCTCCACCCACTACCTGGAGGAGGCCGACGCCAGCGCCGACCGGATCGTCGTCATCGACTCCGGCCGCGTCCTCGCCGACGGCACCAGCAAGCAGCTCAAGCGCGCCGCCGGCGGCAGCCTCGTCTCCTTCGACCTGGCCGGCGCCCCCAGCGAGGGCCTGGACCTGCTCCCCGGGGTGACCGCCGTCGAGATCCGCGGCGACCGCGCCCGGCTGCACACCGACGACTCCGACGCGACCGTCCGCGCACTCGCCGACCGGGACGCGATCCGGGGCCTCGAAGTCGCCCCCGTGTCCCTCAACGACGCCTTCCTCACCCTCACCGCGCACGCCCCGGCCGCGCAGGCCCCCGCCCTGGAGACGACCCGATGA
- a CDS encoding ABC transporter permease, with protein MITEYVRLEVRRTLRDTGFAIGTIAVPVMMYLLFTNLGGQNEPEWKAASMVGMAAYGALGAALSIGTGVAEDKGSGWLRQLRITPMSPRQVVTGRALTGSVVVLPAILGVLLAGGLFNDVHLAAWQWAVVALTLWLGSLPFTLLGIGNGYRLTAQTTGVANIACNLGLAVLGGLWFPVSLFPGWLRALSEYTPTNRFAEIGVSVTTGHAPGVTALAIIAVWAALFGTYAAVSYRRSARTA; from the coding sequence ATGATCACCGAGTACGTACGCCTCGAAGTCCGCCGCACCCTGCGCGACACCGGCTTCGCCATCGGCACCATCGCCGTCCCGGTGATGATGTACCTCCTCTTCACCAACCTCGGCGGCCAGAACGAACCGGAGTGGAAGGCCGCCTCCATGGTCGGCATGGCGGCGTACGGAGCGCTCGGCGCCGCCCTGTCGATCGGCACCGGCGTCGCCGAGGACAAGGGCTCCGGCTGGCTGCGGCAGCTGCGGATCACCCCGATGTCCCCGCGCCAGGTCGTCACCGGCCGCGCCCTGACCGGCTCGGTCGTGGTGCTCCCGGCGATCCTCGGAGTCCTCCTCGCCGGCGGCCTGTTCAACGACGTCCACCTCGCGGCCTGGCAGTGGGCCGTGGTCGCGCTCACCCTCTGGCTCGGCTCGCTCCCCTTCACCCTCCTCGGCATCGGCAACGGCTACCGTCTCACCGCGCAGACGACGGGCGTCGCGAACATCGCCTGCAACCTGGGCCTCGCGGTCCTCGGCGGCCTGTGGTTCCCGGTGAGCCTCTTCCCCGGCTGGCTGCGCGCCCTCTCCGAGTACACCCCGACCAACCGCTTCGCCGAGATCGGCGTCTCGGTCACCACCGGGCACGCCCCGGGCGTGACGGCACTCGCGATCATCGCGGTCTGGGCGG